A region from the Vicia villosa cultivar HV-30 ecotype Madison, WI linkage group LG3, Vvil1.0, whole genome shotgun sequence genome encodes:
- the LOC131654969 gene encoding probable 2-oxoglutarate-dependent dioxygenase AOP1: MGSENEVPILDFSESIRVKLAEGGEGWKEMSKKVKEAFESHGCFLIRCDDISNDLHDEFFANVKSLFDLPEETKKKFYSPRAYRGYTAKTRVIPYSESFGIDNDRNPETALQDFIHLMWPEGNPTLNAALSSYTSKARELSSLILKLVVEAFELPQHYNLDVEELNRYNDARMTKYSTSEETKGSDIGLVTHTDKGTISFISDNGVQGLQLLPKTGNWVDVNIPTNGFVVVVGDILQAWTNGRLEAATHRVVAKDEVRYAFVFFAVPREGIIIDGPSELVDDENYPRRYRPFNYDEYVHYQHSTGTQESPLEKFAGI; the protein is encoded by the exons atgggtAGTGAGAATGAGGTCCCAATTTTGGACTTCAGTGAGAGCATTAGAGTGAAGTTAGCAGAAGGGGGTGAAGGATGGAAAGAAATGAGCAAGAAAGTGAAAGAAGCATTTGAGAGTCATGGTTGCTTTCTCATAAGGTGTGATGATATCTCAAATGATTTACATGATGAATTTTTTGCAAACGTGAAATCATTGTTTGATTTACCTGAAGAAACTAAGAAGAAGTTCTATAGCCCAAGGGCTTATAGGGGATACACTGCAAAAACTCGTGTTATTCCCTATTCTGAAAGCTTTGGAATTGATAATGATCGTAATCCAGAAACGGCTCTACAAGACTTCATTCATCTCATGTGGCCTGAAGGAAATCCAACTCTTaa TGCGGCGCTAAGTTCCTATACTTCAAAAGCTCGTGAACTAAGTTCACTTATCTTGAAATTGGTTGTGGAAGCCTTTGAACTTCCACAACATTACAACTTAGATGTTGAAGAGTTGAATCGCTACAATGATGCACGAATGACTAAGTACTCAACTTCTGAAGAGACCAAAGGTTCTGATATTGGCTTGGTAACTCACACCGATAAAGGAACCATTTCCTTCATAAGTGACAATGGAGTCCAAGGTCTGCAGTTGCTACCCAAAACAGGCAATTGGGTTGACGTAAATATTCCCACCAATGGATTTGTGGTAGTTGTTGGTGATATATTGCAG GCATGGACTAATGGGAGACTTGAGGCAGCCACACACAGAGTGGTTGCAAAGGATGAAGTGAGATATGCATTTGTATTTTTTGCAGTGCCAAGGGAAGGTATCATCATTGATGGGCCATCTGAGCTTGTGGATGATGAAAACTACCCTCGCCGCTACCGTCCATTTAACTATGATGAGTATGTCCATTATCAACATTCAACTGGAACACAAGAGTCTCCATTGGAAAAGTTTGCTGGAATTTGa
- the LOC131654970 gene encoding probable receptor-like serine/threonine-protein kinase At4g34500 has translation MATSANSSGGSLPLLNNRTSVAGLKLYVLILIFLSIVIAVTISLLIFLCIRRNRNSNKSEMRVKVKHSSGTIPLVSKEIVEVIKIGNVIGDDSKMQKQMECEIEVNSSVSVESPSPSSSSENIGWGRWYGLKELENATDGFSEGNVIGEGGYGIVFRGILHDGSVVAVKNLLNNKGQAQKEFKVEVEAIGKVRHKNLVGLVGYCAEGAQRMLVYEYVDNGNLEQWLHGDVGPVSPLTWDIRMKIAVGTAKGLAYLHEGLEPKVVHRDVKSSNILLDKKWNARVSDFGLAKLLGSGKSYVTTRVMGTFGYVSPEYASTGMLNESSDVYSFGILLMELVTGRSPIDYSRPPAEMNLVDWFKGMVASRRGDELVDPFIEIQPSPRSLKRALLVCLRCIDLDAYKRPKMGQIIHMLEADDFPFRSDLRTREKDYVPSQADESKKVLYQTRHVEPVYKESWR, from the exons ATGGCAACTTCCGCCAATTCCTCCGGCGGTTCCTTGCCGTTGCTAAACAACCGAACCTCCGTCGCCGGTCTCAAACTCTACGTCTTAATCCTCATTTTCCTCTCAATCGTGATCGCAGTTACGATTTCTCTCCTCATTTTTCTCTGCATTCGCCGGAACCGAAACTCGAACAAGAGCGAAATGCGAGTGAAAGTGAAGCATAGCTCCGGCACAATTCCGCTCGTCTCTAAGGAGATCGTGGAGGTGATCAAGATCGGAAATGTTATTGGTGATGATTCGAAGATGCAGAAGCAAATGGAGTGTGAGATCGAAGTGAATAGTAGTGTGTCGGTGGAGTCTCCGTCTCCGTCGTCTTCGTCGGAGAATATAGGTTGGGGGCGGTGGTATGGTTTGAAGGAATTGGAGAATGCGACGGATGGATTTTCTGAAGGGAACGTGATCGGAGAAGGAGGTTACGGAATTGTGTTCAGAGGAATTCTTCATGACGGTTCTGTGGTTGCTGTCAAGAATCTTCTTAACAATAA GGGTCAAGCTCAGAAAGAGTTTAAGGTGGAGGTTGAAGCCATTGGAAAAGTGAGGCATAAGAATTTGGTTGGGTTAGTTGGATATTGTGCAGAAGGTGCTCAAAG GATGCTTGTTTATGAATATGTTGACAACGGAAATTTAGAGCAGTGGTTGCATGGTGATGTAGGACCTGTTAGTCCCTTGACTTGGGATATAAGAATGAAGATTGCAGTTGGCACTGCAAAAGG GCTAGCCTATTTGCACGAAGGCTTAGAACCCAAAGTCGTCCACCGAGATGTAAAATCCAGCAATATTCTTTTGGACAAAAAATGGAATGCCAGAGTATCAGATTTTGGACTTGCCAAGCTCTTAGGCTCTGGCAAAAGCTACGTTACAACCCGTGTAATGGGGACATTTGG ATATGTTTCACCCGAGTATGCAAGCACGGGAATGCTTAATGAGAGCAGCGATGTATATAGTTTTGGGATTCTACTCATGGAGCTAGTTACAGGAAGAAGTCCCATTGATTATTCTAGACCACCTGCAGAG ATGAACTTGGTTGATTGGTTCAAAGGAATGGTAGCAAGTCGTCGCGGCGATGAGCTAGTAGATCCTTTTATTGAGATTCAGCCCTCTCCAAGATCTCTGAAGCGTGCTTTGCTGGTTTGTCTGCGTTGCATAGATTTGGATGCCTATAAGCGACCAAAGATGGGTCAAATTATTCATATGCTCGAGGCAGATGATTTTCCTTTTCGTTCT GATCTTCGAACTAGGGAGAAAGATTATGTTCCCTCTCAGGCAGACGAATCGAAAAAGGTTCTGTATCAAACAAGGCACGTGGAGCCCGTATATAAAGAGAGCTGGAGATGA